Sequence from the Arvicola amphibius chromosome 3, mArvAmp1.2, whole genome shotgun sequence genome:
ATCTTCATAGTGGGTTCAGACACATACAGCTATatccaataaaacaaaagaaaaaccccagaAAGCCAAGCCCCAAGTTTTTGTGGCTTTGTGGCAGAACAGGGGTGAGGCCCTAGGTCAGTCCCTAGCCACTCACACACAAAGGGTTCCCTCCCGAtggcccacatggtggagggagagaactgatgGCCACACTCACTCAGTCCACCaccagagaataaagaaaataaatgtaacaaaagatTTGAAACTTGATGGTGGGAAAGGAAACTTCTCAGTAATATCACCAGTAGGCATAGGCAAGTAGCTGCTTCTCTCAAGAGCTGGAAGTGGCCACTTGAGCTCAGGGTTTGAGGGATTAAAGGATGAGGATTAGGGACACAGAATCAGATGAGCTCAAACACGGATGAGACGATGATTCTGTATAAGCAGAGGACAATTATTTCGTGAGCTAATCCTAATTGTCCTGCTTGTGGGGACAAAGCCAATAGCATCCTTCGCTCCTGCACTCACGGGACATAGGGAAGCCAGGAATCAACCATAAATAGTGTGCAGAAAAACAAGGCAGCCTCAGAGGTGTCGGACGGACGGGACAGGCATTCTCAAGAGAAGTGaaacttctttcttttggtttggttgcctttaatcccagcactcaggaagcaaaggcaggaggctctctatgagttcaagatcagctcaggctacatagcaagttccaggccagcctgggctacaacagtGAGCTGAGACACTGTcttcaaaaaacccaaacaaaactcaaaacttcATTTACGTTCATTGAGATGGCTTATTGGCGCATGTGGGCCACTCTCACATGTCAAAAatgcataaaatgtaaataaataatgaacaaatgaataataaaactacACGCATCCATTGTGCCATATGCAAATTTCAGGAGCCTGTTCTCTCCTATTACGTGAGTCTCAGAGACCAAACTCAGACTGTTCAGGACCTGTCTGCAAGCCCTTTAATCTTGTGAGCCCTCTCGCCCGCCCCAGAAGTGACATTCCAAGGAGACCTGAGTGAGATTTGtaatcttttctccttcctcagcttcctttgtttccagacagggtctcaccatgtagccctgagTGGCCTGGaggtcactgtgtagcccaggctggcttccagcgGACCAGTTTTTCTTTAGTGTTTGCTGGTACTTTCCTGCTCACCATAAGATGTCAATTGATGTCTAGCACCCACTCCACCACCCCGGTAGATACCTAAAAGGTTAGATCCCGTGGGAAAACTGCCTTGATTGTACCAGAGCTAGGTTCCAGTTCCCGGCAACATAAATacacgaataaataaataaagattaaaaaacaaaaaaggaaacatctgggtggtggtggtgcatgccttttattctagcactttggaggcagaggcaagcgtattctgagttcgaggccagcctggtctacagattgagttccaggacagccagggctacacagagaaaccctattttcataaacagaaaaacaaacaccaaaaccaagAGACAAACACTATTACTaggctggtggcacacacacgATCCAACACTCCAGGGAAGGAACTGGGGATAAAactcagtgggcagagtgctGCCTCATACTgaggaggccctgagttcagtccctcgCTCTGTGTAAACCACACGTCTGCCCGAGGTCGCTCTCTGCGACTCAGCGCCGTGCTCATATAGCAAGACTCcgtctcgaaaagcaaaacagaactaTGACCACACTGCCTGGAAAATCAGAGATTTTCTTTTGACTTATGCTGgctggcactgcatgcacacggtgcacttAATGCAGGAAAAGCACTCAAACGCATAAagttataaacaaacaaattaaaaacaaagcaagaagacTACAACCGTAACAAAAATaacacccagcactggggagatggaggcaggaatatcagaagttcaaggttatccttggctacatattaaggatagcctgggctacctgagatcctgtcttgtaaaataaaacaacacataatAATAATGTGATTGGTCAGATGGCCCAGCCATTAAAAACACAGAACCCATATAACTGTAAAGGAGTGAAGCACTCTATGGCATGTAGGAACCCAGACACATGTGCCAGACACACAGTAGCAATGAATACAAATTAAGCAAAATACCAAGACACTTAGCCATCCCTTGCTGCGTACTGATTTCTTGGTGTTGGATGTCCTTTCCCAGAAGGTTGGTAAGCCTAGTCCATCATAATATGGCCAAGGCTAGTGGTCTCAACACATgctaaatggaaaattccatgaGATAATCACTGTTACCATTCCCATTTCGCAAACAGAATCTCAGAGAGGGGGAGAGATCTAATCAAGGTCAGACAATCAGCAATTGGCAggcctgggatttgaacccaggttgcTGTTCTTGGCTGGGCAAGCATTCAGCCACTAAGTGACATCCCAAATCAGAGAATGGAGAATCTTGGAGTGCAGGAGGATACTAATAAGCAAATGCTAATATCTTTTGATAAAGACTTAtgatcagggggctggagaggtggctcagaggttaagagcattgcctgctcttccaaaggtcctgagttcaattcccagcaactatatgatggctcacaaccatctgtaatggggtctggtgccctcttctagcctgcaggcatacacacagacagaatattgtataccaaataaataaataaataaataccttaaaaaatctaaaaaaaaagacttatgaTCAGGTGGAGAAAATAAGGCTCATTTAGCTTAAAAGTATTGCCCATGAGGGGGTAATATATTTGTTCATGCAAGTGTGAGGAGTTGAAGTcagatctccagcatccacaaaCCACAAGGCACAGTAGTGAAAGCCCAGTCCTGGATAGGCAAACACAGGAGAAACTTTGGGGCTCAAGGGCAAGTCAGTTTAGCCAAAtgggtgagctctaggttcaataACAGtagagagcaacagaggaaacACCTAGCATtgccttctgatctccacattcgTGTGCACATACGTGCACGCGCACCATgttcacaaacacatacatgcaccacacacacactaaggaaggaaggaagaaaggaaaggaagcgttttccagggctggagatgtggctcagacctacagtgcttgcctagtacaCAAAAAGGGTGAGTTTATTTCCAAGcactaaaataagttttaaaaaatgtgttctatttcctaatgctgcaacacttTAATAAAGTTCCTTATGTGGTGAACCTCAACAATAAAattgttcttgttatttttttaaaaaaaaaatgtgttcaaggTCTGTCATTTTGAGAGGGGTAGCACAATCTCAGAATCACCAGCACTAAATGTCCCTTACCAGCCCAAGCCAGTCGCTGCTCCTCCTCTGCCTGTTCTCCCTTAGCCTCCTCCAAGAACTCTTCTAGAagcttctctgcttccctggcttctgccccTCCTGGGGCTGCCCAGCCCAAAAATATTAGGACATTCCCCAGGTTCTGATGGGTAGGGGGATCCCAGAAGTCCTGAGGATGATCTCGCAGCCAAGAACCGAGTACCGAAACCACAGCCCTGAATGGAGAAGGATTTGTGATTCAAAACTGAGACCAAGGACCTAGACTTTCCCAACCTCGCAGCGCAGCCGACAGTCCTGACCTTGAGGTCCCTTCCCCCACGCTCCCTTgggccaggggtgggggtgggggctttggGGGTGGAACCAACCTCAGATGCTTGCTGAAGTTCAGATCCTGTGCCTCTGCCCTCTTGCTGTCTACCCTGGGAAGAAAAGCCTCTATCAGATGGTAACGCAGCTATAGAGCTTTTAGGACCTGTGCTCTGGGGTTCTAAatctgggggcgggggggagcaGAAGGGGTTCTGAAATTGGGGACCCGAGAGTCTCCTGAGAATGACTGACCCAGgaggtggtggcggcggcggcgggggcagCAGAAAGCCCAGAACTCGGGCTGTGGGCACAAAGGCCTGGTGTGTGGCCAGGAAGGCAGGCACGAAGCCAGGATCCTGTTCACGGTCTCCGGACACCAACTCATGCACCAGCCGCTCTAGTCTGGCGGCCCTCAGCGCGCGCACCTTGCTGGTGCGGTACTGGAGGAAGGTGTCAGCAACCGGGGTGGGAGCCTGCGGTGGAGGCGGTGGATGGAATAACATGAGGGGTGTCCCAAGCACCTTGTTTCCAACCACACCCGTCGCTGGCACCTCTTTTGCTTCTGACTGTGTTCATTTCTGAAAATCTGAGACTCCCTAAATAGATGTCCACCCATCGAAACCCACATCAACCCCGTAGGACAGACACCCCACACTCTAAGCAGTGCCTTCTATTCCCTCCTCACCGGGCCACCCTAGGCTTCAGTCAGCCTTGCAAGCTCGCTTCACTGGCCAAGCCTCggtcccacccaccccccaccttGCTGCTCCCCCTTTCAGATTTCCTGCACCGTGCCAGTCATTTTACCTCTGGGGACGCGCTATCATCTGGCCCCACCCCTGAATTTATACCCAGTCACCTGAACGCCCCCAGGTCCTTTCCGCTCACCTGGTCGCCTCTAAGCTCCGCCCTTCCTGCTGGCCCCACTGCTCTTAGCTTTTGCCTCTCCTCTGCAGCCCGGGCTGAGCCCGCCCTCACCTGCTCACCTCCAGCCCCTTCCGCACCTGGTCGTCTCCAGGCCCCTCTGGGGTCGAGCGCTGGCTGCGCTGCCGCCGCAGGGAGACGCTGTACACGGCGCCGTCCTCAGTCTCCTCGCCCCAGTCTTGCAGAGGCGCCTGGATGTGGAGGCGGGCTCAGAGCAGTGACCCCACCTCTGCCCTGGCCTGTAAGTTTGGGCCTCTTTCCCGAGCAGAGTACTCGAGACTCTGGGTGGGATCCCAGGTGGGTCCCTCTGCTCCACAGATACCCTCCTCTTAGGTCTTGAGTGGATGGGGTATCATTTGGGGACACTTCATAGTCCAATGTCACAAAGAATCTTTTTGTCGCTTCCTCCCGAGATAGTCTCAGACCCCGATCCCCACCCCACAAACCAGCCGCGTCGCGGGGTCAGGAAGTGTGAATCCCCAAGTGGGAACTCCAGGGCACATCCATTTGGCAGAAAGGGGTAGAAAACGAGAGGTGGATATCCGGAGTTTCTGAATCTGGGGATACACCAGGGACGTGGGGTCAGAGGATTCCCCAGCTCCCtcttaccaaggccagctctcTGCTCGCTGTCCTTTGCATGGCCCCGATGCCCGTCCTGCTCCCTGGCGCCGCTGAGTGAGGCGGAAGGGCCAGCAGGAGCGGGCAGTGGGGCGGGGCGGCCGCGCGTCCAGTCGCGGGGCGGGGCTGGGCAAGGCGGTCGCGCGGCTCCAGAGGTCCCCAACCGGACCCTGGCACTTAAACCAACACAGAAGTCCGGGACCTCCCCAAAGGTGTGTCAAGCGGTCACCCTGACCATAAGTCTTCCCTGATCCCAGATATGAGTGCACGGGGGACAACGAAAGGTCTGTGTCCCCGGGTGGGaagttctttgtgttcagttggGGTTGATCAGCCCCAGGTGTAGGGGTGCCCCTATGTCTGGAGGGGAATGAGGGCACACTGAATTTGTGTCACAGGTGATGGGAACCCTATTGTCTCAGACTGGAAGCTGCGAAGTGTCTGTGGCCCTGCATTTTGTGGGGTCAGCCGATGAGGGGCGGTGCAGGGCCAAGAAGAGGTGAATACCCAGGGGGTTGATCTGTGACCTTTATTGCGCGATTCTGAGGCGGGCTCTAACCCGCCTCAAGAGATTTACTGTGGGAACTTCTGGCTCGACCTTTCTTCTCCTCCGGGCGCTGCCGGCCTGAGGTGCTCCCACGTCAAGCCTCCTTCAGCCCTTGAAGGAGCCTCGAGGCCACACCGGTAGGTAGCTCCAGAGGGTCGGAGGGCTCCCTAGAGGCCAGGAGGCATCCGAAGGGATGTGACTGCCAGTCTAGGACCTGCGCGACCTATTGCGCTTCTTACTGCGGGCTTCGATTAACTTCTGGGAACGAAGCTTGAAGGCAGCACGGGTCACCACATCACGGTCGTCCTCCTCACTCTCCTCTTCATCTGCAGGGAAGCGTGGTGGGTGGGAGggtaagaggtcatttttttcccctttcccagaCTTCACCACACCATGCACCTCCTCTTTGGCCTTGACCGAAGGCCACCTCATGCCCCTCCCATCCATCTCCCTTTGGCGCACACTGACCAAAGAACTTGTCCTTGACACTGGCAACGGGCAGATGGATGCGGGTGTTGTAGAGGGGCAGTTTTCCTTCTAACGTGGCCAGGAACtacaggaggcaggagagaggtgTGGGACTGAAACGAAGCTGTTCCTCCTCCCACCATACTTCCAGATAGTGCCTGGATTCTAGGAGAGACCATTGTCCACTCTCCTGCATACTCTTCCCCAGCAGGCCTACAACTGTCACTCAGGCCTGGTCTCTGGACCCTGCCCCTAGACCTGTCTGGAGTCACCCCAGGTTCTCCAGTCCTGCCATCTGATCCAACCAGTCCCGGCTTCTCTTCTTTGGATAAGTAGCTCACACCTCATCCCCACCTGCTGTTCCTATCTCTGCGGGCCCTCTGTTTCTCCACCCTGCCCCCAGCCTTGATCCTGCCGGTGCACCTCTCGTTCTGTGATGTGTCGCAGCATCTCTGGTATGTCATGACTCTCTACTTGCCCCTGTAGTTTCAGCAATTTTTCCTCGACAACAACCAGCAGATTGGACACAtagtcctctgtgtctggatctaACTTCTTTCCTGCCAAAAGGCTATTATCCTGCAGTGGGGATAGGCTAAGTTAGCTGAGAGACACGAGGTCCCTGCGAGGGGACAGGCTTCACCCACGAGTGGGGCTTTTCCCAGGGAGGGGAGGGCTTTGCAAAAAGTCCATCCACAGGCAGGTCCTCTAAAATTAAAGCCTCGCCTTGAAGTCGGAGCCTTTGGACTTGAGCTCTGTGCAAAGGATGGGAGGTCTCTTTGAGATTAATACATGAGCTAGGCCATTGTGAGGCGGCTTTCTGAAGAACTAGCGTTCTTGCAGACAGGGTGGGACTTTCTTCGCAGGAATCTGGAGAAGGGCTGCTTAAGTTTTGGGCTGGGTTTGGGGATGGTTGGCTTTGCACATGGAGTCAGCTTTAGCCTGAGCAAATGAGGACTTCCCCAGGAATGTGGAACCCGGACAGTGATGTGTGGCGTGAAACTTTCTTCCTTAAGCGAAGTCTCGCGCTCTAGGCAGGAGACAGGGCTGAAATCCTGTGGCTTGTGTGGCACTTCAACTCAATCTGATGTTCTGGGAGGATGAGGGCAGGGTTTgccagggatggggtggggcttTCTGCAGTGGGGCCTCCCAGGGACAGTGGCCTCTGGAGGCGGAGCTCCTTGGGGTGGCGCTCCCCCCCAGGGGCGGAGCATCACTAGGGGTAGATCtttacgggggtggggggggcctACCACTATCACGTGGTTCAGTTTGCTGGCCAAGTGCTCCAGGCAGTCCTTGGCCAACTGGAGAGTTCGCAAGGTGCGATCCAGTTGGTCCTGGATGACGTTGCGTCGCTGCTCCTCTTTCTTGAGTGTCTCCTGCATCGAGTCGCGGTGCCTCTGCTGACTGCCGGGAGCCGGGAGGTTCAGCAGCTAACCGGCGGCTGACTCCAGCGTCCCCCAGGCCTCCCTCAGCCACTGAGGCCTCACCTCACCAGTGTGGCATCCCCGGAGTACTTGAGGTTCTCCAGCTCTCTCTGGAGCCGCTGCTTCTCCTCCTTCAACCTCACCAACGCCTGCTCGTTGTCCTTCTTGAGAGTCTCTAACTGCGTGAAGGTCTCGTCCTGGGCCAGGAACCTTCGCACCACCGCCTGAGGGCCACCCATCCCTGGTCAGAGCCTGGGTCAAGGGAGGCTCGAGAGCGATCTGACTCTAACAGTGTCACACAGCCGTGTGTAAGGAGGATTGTGTGGGTCAGTCTGCCGGCTCTTTCAAGGCTATACTTTTCCCCACGCCCTTTCCTGCCTATGTTTGAGTCAGCTAAAATCAGCAAGCAGGAGGCAGCAGAGTGGTAAACACCTTTCAAAAATCCCTTTGCCAGCAAGTTCTGGGTGGGTATCTGGCCCTACAGCACAAAGACCTGTGCCTCTAGGTGCGATCAGGCCTCCCGgccgtttgtgtgtgtgtgcctgccgcTGCACACGTGTGGATTTCAGAAAACAACTTGGAGGAGTCTGCTCTCACTTTCCGCCACACCGGGCCCAGGGACTCGAGTTGTCAGGCTCCAGAGCCATCTTCTTTACCCGCCAACCCATCTCACCAGCTTGGGACCCATTTCTGAAGGGGTTCTTGGACTGGTGAATGAGTTCACCGCTGACCTCCAGCCAGATCCCCGATTGCCTGGGGATTAACCGCTTTCCAGGGGTAGCTGGGTACAGAGAACCCAAACTAGAGAAACTgactgggtgtgtgtgggggggtcagtATTCGAAAGCAGGATTAGGCACTGGAGGGAGACACACAGGGTCTTGGAAGACAGCATGGCTCCTAACGAGAGTGAGACACAGAGCAGGGCTGGGATTCCCAGGTTAGGGACAATACTGGGCAGTCCACTGTATTCTAGATCATTCCATACAGTGATGATGTGAGAAACAGGACCTGAAAAATAAAGCTCCCCAAACTGACATACCAAACAAGTTAGcacaatggaagaatggaagaaattaaGGGCTTATGTGGACAGCTCCGCCATGGTGGGAGCCTTTCCTGGCTCACGCGCAGGCCCGGGGCACTCACGTGCGATTCAGCCACTCCAGTGGCATCCTTGACCTTGCCGAACATCACTTCCATCTGGTACATGCCCAGCGTTGCTTCAAGCTCCTCCTCCTTGTGCcgctggtggtcctggatggtGTCTTCCGACTGTAGCAGGACGTGCTCTCGGTGTGTCTGCTTGAGGGTGGGGGCAGTCAAGGCTACATCAAAGTCAATTCCAAACAGGGCTTGGGGCAGCGGTCAGGAGAGGATCCGGTTTAGCTTGGATTGTGAGGAACAGTCTAGATATGGTTATCCCTGCAGGACTCAGAGAGGTGGCCTCAGAACCAGAGTAAGGAAGCAGGGTCATAGGAGTGGCCTCCAAAAAGGGGTGGGCTAGAGCCCCAGTCAGATTTAGAACAAAAGTGTCCAAATTAAATGGGGCAGGACAGTCAGGGTAGGGCTGGGGGCCACAGCCTCTCCCAGGAAAGGAGGATGAGGTGAGATTGTTCAAGGAACCAATTGCATCGAGTAGGGGGCAAGGTCAGGGAGGAGGTGGGGTTAGGACAATGAGAGGAGTAGGAAGGGCTCTGTCAGAATGTGGGGGCAAGGCAAGGCTGAGGCTGTCTGGTCTGAGCTGGCCAAGCCCTGCACCCTTAGGTGTGCACACCTTGCGCTCCATGCGCTCTGTCAGAagtttcttctcttctgcccGCTTCTTGCAGTCCGTTATGAAGTATTCACGCTTCTTGCGGTCTCGGATGGCAGTCTCCTCCAGGTACTGCAGCTGGCTCTAGGGCAGGCAGGGGGCACCTGGTATCTATCCAGGATAGACGAGGAGCATCCCCAGGCAAATGCAGGCAGCAGTACAGCTGCTGGGAGAGACTTAAAGACAACTGAATTCTGACTAGAATTCCCTGAGCCTTTGGTGCGCCATTGCTGTTTTCTCTGAATTGAACACTCCTTCTTAGAGGGAGAGGGTGGGTCAAGACTCAGGAAGTCAGTGAAACTTAAGAAGGCTCAAGAAACAAGATTCACAAGACCCCTCCCCAGGTTACAATGGATAGGTGAGGAGACTTAGGAACGGAACTCTAGAGATGTGACTTTGACGCCGAACTTCTCAGCCACGCTCTGCAAGGAAGCCCAATAAACCTCATTGTTCTCCAAGTTAGACTTTGGTGGAGTGGTTGAtggattttgatttttgttgttgttgttgtttttaactttgtagccctggctgtcctggaactctatgtagacaaggctggcctggaacccacagagcttcgcctgtctctgcctctgcgcactggtattaaaggcgtgcgccattgcATTGCAAACCCTCCTACCATTTGGCCTGCTGTGACGgagcccctccccactccaccctgGGGCTGTAGATTAGTACCTTGGCGAGTCCCGGGCATTTAGAGCCTCTTGATTCACCACTTTCAGCTCTACTACTACCTCATGCTTGGTCTTCACCACCTCAGCTTCCATGGAGTCCAGCCGGTTCTTCCAGGTTGAGACTCTCTTCCTGGCACATGGAGAGGGGAAAGCTTGAGACTGCTTGTCCCTGGCTAGGGCCTGCCCTCCTCACCTACTGCGCTCATCCAAAGCATCCCTACCTGGAGGTAAGACTTGAGCTGCAGGTATACATTGGTAATGtgctctgcttcctctgccttcaaTCCGGGCCTTCTCCAGCCGGTTCTCCAGGTTTGCGCATGGTCTAAGAGGGACAGCGGGCTAGGCTGGGTCCCTTCCGGCACCACTCTCGTGCCTCCCCCGAGATCCCTGTGGCCCCGGCAAGCCCCACCTTGGCAGCCTCTGTGTTGTTGTCTTGTACCTCTGCCGTCTCCAGCTGGTGCAGGCTGTGCTGCAGCCTCAGCTCCTCCAGACGCTTCTGTCGCAGCGTCACCTGGTGTCGCAAAGCATTCAGCTGGTTCGTCTTATCCCTCAACTGGTGCTCCAGGTGCTCCAGGGCCTCCTGGGGAGGACAGAGAGCAGAACCTCAGCTTGCCCTTCCCAAGGACTTGAGTCCTGGTTCTCCCAGAAGTCCTTGTCCCTCTGGTCTCCTAGTTGACTTCCAGACCCTTGGCATCcaatgttttttcttctctctctctctctctctctctctcatctctctctctcgcctctcTCTCGTCTcatctctctctcgctctctctctctctctgtgtgtgtgtgtgtgtgtgtgtgtgtgtgtgtgtaggggaatTCAAGCCTTGCACAGCTGGACATCAGCTATATCGCTGACCTATAGTCTCagctcttttttacttttttttaaagacatggtcttatgtagtctaggctggcttcaaattctgtATCCAGCTGGAGATAAACgtgaacttctgacccttctgcctgcacctcccaagtgttgcgaTCATATTGCTGTACTCCATCCAATGAGGCTCTGGAAATCAACTGGGGCTTgggcttcatgtgtgctaggGAAGCATCCCACCTGTTGAGCTACACTTTCagctcctttgtgtgtg
This genomic interval carries:
- the Odad3 gene encoding LOW QUALITY PROTEIN: outer dynein arm-docking complex subunit 3 (The sequence of the model RefSeq protein was modified relative to this genomic sequence to represent the inferred CDS: deleted 3 bases in 3 codons); amino-acid sequence: MTSPLCWAAGTNNVTVQEQVSTPSSKAKGSKVQGHRGKALGRAQAWPTQRLKSGTSYHLMKSSVHAQMLELQRKIQLLEGDRKAFYESSQWNMKKNQDTISQLQEEIKALHMQLKDLLQGDSKVVQAIIQEWKSEKPYLKNRTCEEALEHLEHQLRDKTNQLNALRHQVTLRQKRLEELRLQHSLHQLETAEVQDNNTEAAKTMRNLENRLEKARLKAEEAEHITNVYLQLKSYLQEESLNLENRLDSMEAEVVKTKHEVVVELKVVNQEALNARDSPSQLQYLEETAIRDRKKREYFITDCKKRAEEKKLLTERMERKTHREHVLLQSEDTIQDHQRHKEEELEATLGMYQMEVMFGKVKDATGVAESHAVVRRFLAQDETFTQLETLKKDNEQALVRLKEEKQRLQRELENLKYSGDATLVSQQRHRDSMQETLKKEEQRRNVIQDQLDRTLRTLQLAKDCLEHLASKLNHVIVDNSLLAGKKLDPDTEDYVSNLLVVVEEKLLKLQGQVESHDIPEMLRHITEREFLATLEGKLPLYNTRIHLPVASVKDKFFDEEESEEDDRDVVTRAAFKLRSQKLIEARSKKRNRSRRS